The Malus domestica chromosome 10, GDT2T_hap1 genome contains a region encoding:
- the LOC103430006 gene encoding uncharacterized protein, which translates to MTSQQSHKPHADSIAATPKPTFKTMQGAQNTTAFRSIFDAGELNSELEKSGVKPSFIPNLWKQVIQNPDAQFDQIPSLPSAAYPLLTSKFKTLTSSVHKVMDSSDQLTTKLLIKLQNGALVEAVIMRYDSRLGRYDGKPRPGGPRSTLCVSSQVGCKMGCTFCATGSMGFKSNLTSGEIVEQLVHASRIAPIRNVVFMGMGEPLNNYGSLVEAVHVMTGSPFHLSPKKITVSTVGIIHAIKKLHSDLPGLNLAVSLHAPVQEIRCQIMPAARAFPLVKLMDALQEYQKNTQQKIFIEYIMLDGVNDEEHHAHQLGKLLETFQVVINLIPFNPIGILSKFTTSNENKVTRFQKILRGTYGIRTTVRKEMGQDISGACGQLVVNLPNKRSTENTLTDIEDLQVR; encoded by the exons ATGACTTCACAGCAGAGCCATAAGCCACACGCCGACTCCATTGCTGCAACACCCAAACCAACATTCAAAACTATGCAAGGTGCGCAAAATACGACGGCGTTTCGATCAATCTTCGACGCCGGAGAGCTGAATTCGGAACTGGAAAAGTCCGGGGTCAAGCCCAGCTTCATCCCCAACTTATGGAAGCAGGTGATCCAAAACCCTGATGCCCAATTCGACCAAATTCCATCTCTGCCCTCGGCAGCGTATCCTCTCCTAACCTCCaaattcaaaaccctaacctcCTCTGTCCACAAGGTCATGGACTCCTCAGACCAACTCACCACCAAGCTCCTCATAAAACTGCAG aatGGGGCTCTTGTGGAAGCTGTGATTATGCGATACGACAGCCGCTTGGGGAGGTATGATGGGAAGCCCCGCCCTGGTGGTCCTAGGTCCACCTTGTGTGTATCATCTCAG GTTGGTTGCAAAATGGGTTGTACTTTCTGTGCTACTGGGAGTATGGGGTTTAAGAGCAATCTGACCTCGGGGGAGATTGTGGAGCAGTTGGTTCATGCTTCTCGCATTGCGCCTATACGCAATGTTGTGTTCATG GGAATGGGGGAACCTTTGAATAATTATGGTTCCTTGGTGGAAGCGGTTCATGTCATGACTGGATCACCATTTCACTTGTCACCTAAGAAAATTACTGTATCGACG GTTGGTATTATTCATGCTATCAAAAAGCTTCATAGTGATCTTCCAGGTCTGAATTTAGCAGTTTCACTGCATGCACCAGTCCAAGAAATCCGTTGTCAGATAATGCCTGCAGCTCGGGCTTTTCCTTTAGTAAAGCTTATGGATGCACTGCAAGAATATCAAAAGAACAC TCAGCAGAAAATCTTCATTGAGTACATAATGCTTGATGGAGTGAATGATGAAGAGCACCATGCACACCAACTCGGAAAATTGCTAGAGACATTTCAAGTG GTAATTAATTTAATACCTTTTAATCCAATCGGTATTCTGAGTAAATTCACAACCAGTAACGAAAACAAAGTAACAAGATTCCAGAAAATTCTACGAGGCACTTATGGTATCCGAACGACAGTACGTAAGGAAATGGGTCAGGATATAAGTGGAGCATGTGGTCAGTTGGTAGTGAACTTACCCAACAAGAGGTCAACTGAGAACACTCTAACTGATATAGAAGATCTTCAGGTCAGATAG
- the LOC103430019 gene encoding uncharacterized protein, producing the protein MSSHMLSNMMRRGRAAPPSAARKRGGERKTGRRPGAVAADESTDNELVIRPPKLKTLSFLLEGLFEKRGSDREEALASIIEGLNRKLDHEFLENNFATFLFRSLNCLKKGSNREKQLSLHVIGLLAIVICCEDKLSEIYKELLPVFSKVLKSGPTTLKILDCLAIVAFFGATNSEETESAMQIIWKFINPESASDVNTQNHSAEILVAAVYAWLFLLTSMEGWRLSHNYWNGAISYFSNLLEHDNKLVRIAASEALALIFETGSLEKFWSEAKDPSLTKYSHMQLLLKENVLKKLNCLYSDIRNENVANKVREVVKYFESSRPSEFVLTVNGKGLKLSSWYQIIQLQFLKSFLAGGFENHMKENEKLQNLFEFNPHRNKNLGPELYESTTDKITVCFFVPEERDPDKLTKEDRKKERVWRNALLDKARTQLMRKHRLMSQEMNSCCYDFEQY; encoded by the exons ATGAGTTCTCACATGCTTTCGAACATGATGAGAAGAGGCAGAGCTGCTCCGCCTTCAGCCGCCCGAAAGCGCGGCGGCGAAAGAA AAACTGGTAGAAGACCTGGTGCAGTTGCAGCTGACGAGTCTACGGACAATGAACTGGTGATTCGGCCTCCAAAACTGAAgacactttcctttttgttagaAGGGTTGTTTGAGAAAAG GGGATCCGACCGAGAGGAGGCATTGGCATCAATAATTGAGGGATTAAATCGTAAACTAGACCATGAGTTTCTGGAAAACAA TTTTGCTACTTTTCTATTCAGAAGCTTGAATTGCCTAAAAAAGGGTTCTAACAGGGAGAAGCAGCTATCACTTCATGTCATTG GCTTGCTGGCCATAGTCATTTGTTGCGAGGATAAGTTGTCCGAAATATACAAAGAGTTGCTTCCTGTATTTTCCAAAGTTCTGAAATCTGGACCCACGACCTTAAAG ATATTGGATTGTTTGGCTATTGTGGCTTTCTTTGGTGCAACTAACTCGGAGGAGACAGAAAGTGCAATGCAAATTATTTGGAAGTTCATTAATCCTGAGTCTGCCTCAGAT GTCAACACCCAAAACCATTCGGCAGAGATCCTAGTTGCTGCAGTATATGCTTGGTTGTTTCTTCTTACAAGTATGGAGGGATGGAGACTCAGCCACAACTATTGGAATGG GGCCATTTCTTACTTCTCAAACCTATTAGAGCACGATAATAAATTAGTCCGCATAGCAGCCAGTGAAGCGCTGGCTTTGATATTTGAAACTGGTAGTCTGGAGAAGTTCTGGAGTGAAGCAAAGGATCCCAGCCTCACAAAATATTCACACATGCAACTATTACTGAAAGAGAATGTCTTAAAGAAGTTAAACTGTCTTTATTCGGACATAAGAAATGAGAATGTTGCAAACAAAGTCCGTGAGGTTGTGAAATATTTTGAG AGTTCTCGTCCGTCAGAATTTGTTCTAACAGTCAATGGAAAAGGACTAAAGTTATCATCATGGTATCAAATTATTCAG TTACAGTTTTTGAAGAGTTTTTTAGCTGGCGGATTTGAGAACCACATGAAG GAAAATGAGAAACTACAGAATTTGTTCGAGTTTAATCCACACAGAAACAAAAATTTAGGCCCAGAATTGTATGAATCTACCACTGATAAG ATTACTGTCTGTTTCTTTGTACCTGAAGAAAGAGATCCAGATAAACTGACAAAGGAAgatagaaagaaagagagggttTGG AGGAATGCACTATTAGACAAGGCAAGAACACAACTAATGAGAAAACATCGGCTAATGTCACAG GAAATGAATAGCTGCTGCTACGATTTTGAACAGTATTAA
- the LOC103430014 gene encoding GDP-L-fucose synthase 1-like, with protein MHYSSKYNMSGAKNNATSPSFLSDKSAKVFVAGHRGLVGSAIVRKLHALGFTSLVLRTHAELDLTRQADVESFFAAEKPQFLILAAAKVGGIHANNTYPADFIAVNLQIQTNVIDAAYRFGVKKLLFLGSSCIYPKFAPQPIPENALLTGPLEPTNEWYAIAKIAGIKMCQAYRIQYSWDAISGMPTNLYGPHDNFHPENSHVLPALMRRFHEAKVKGAEEVVVWGTGSPLREFLHVDDLADGVVFMMDSYSGLEHVNVGSGKEVTIKELAELVKEVVGFEGRLVWDSTKPDGTPRKLMDSSKLAGLGWTPKISLKDGLVDTYSWYLENVKQ; from the exons ATGCACTACTCAAGCAAATACAACATGAGTGGCGCCAAGAaca atGCCACTTCGCCTTCCTTCCTCTCTGACAAATCGGCGAAGGTTTTCGTAGCCGGCCACCGCGGCCTCGTCGGCTCCGCCATCGTCCGCAAGCTCCATGCCCTAGGCTTCACCAGCCTCGTCCTCCGCACCCACGCCGAGCTCGACCTCACTCGCCAGGCCGACGTCGAGTCCTTTTTCGCCGCCGAGAAACCCCAATTCTTGATCCTCGCCGCCGCTAAAGTCGGTGGCATTCACGCCAACAACACGTACCCGGCGGATTTCATCGCCGTCAATCTCCAGATCCAGACCAATGTCATAGACGCCGCCTACCGATTTGGAGTCAAGAAGCTCTTGTTCCTTGGCTCCTCCTGCATTTACCCCAAATTCGCTCCTCAACCCATCCCGGAGAACGCATTGCTGACGGGACCACTGGAGCCTACCAACGAGTGGTACGCCATCGCCAAGATCGCCGGGATCAAGATGTGCCAGGCGTATCGGATTCAGTACAGTTGGGATGCAATTTCTGGGATGCCCACCAATTTGTATGGGCCGCATGACAACTTTCACCCTGAAAATTCGCACGTGTTGCCGGCATTGATGAGGCGGTTTCACGAGGCAAAGGTGAAAGGGGCGGAGGAGGTGGTGGTGTGGGGGACTGGAAGCCCCCTGAGAGAGTTTTTGCACGTGGACGATTTGGCAGATGGAGTGGTGTTCATGATGGACAGTTATAGTGGGTTGGAGCATGTCAATGTGGGGAGTGGCAAGGAAGTGACAATTAAGGAGTTGGCTGAGCTTGTCAAGGAGGTTGTTGGGTTCGAGGGCCGACTTGTTTGGGACTCTACCAAGCCCGATGGAACTCCGAGGAAGCTCATGGATAGCTCAAAGCTTGCAGGGTTGGGGTGGACACCGAAGATCTCGCTGAAAGACGGGCTTGTTGATACTTATAGCTGGTACTTGGAGAATGTCAAGCAATAA